Genomic DNA from Cucurbita pepo subsp. pepo cultivar mu-cu-16 chromosome LG13, ASM280686v2, whole genome shotgun sequence:
CCAAGCCCAAATGTtacttaaaatgaaaaaatttgaatttgaatttgaatttgaggtATCACTACTCGACTCCACCATAGTTGGAGCTGGAGCTTACTTGTGAGTGACGATAGTTAGTAAACAACAGAATCTTTGTCTCTTTTCTTTAGAGATCTTCCAAATTATTCCGTTTATGTTTTCAACCCGAACATAATTCAACAGATAATGTACTTTTATTGAAAGTATATATACTTGATTATATTACATAACACCAGCTCAAACCAGCTAGTAAATATCGTTCACtttaatatgttatatatCATTATCAGTCTCACCATTTTAAAACTCTACTAGAGaaaaatatgttatatatCATTATCCAATCGATCGGGTGTTAATATTATATCTGGTAGAAAGATGTTTGTACAATTTATGATCCACGTAACTTagaaaactaataaaatactcaaatcatAGGGGTCCATTTTGATATTGATGTTGACAATATGttgtataatatttaaagtGACATAAAATTCGAATTCAAATCTTTACAATATACTCTATCCAAAGTCTACAAATGATGCCAAATGGCTTAAATTTTCCAGACGTTGTGAATCATTGAATAGTTTTTGGTGGGCCATCTTTCCCAcatcttacttataaacttatgatcaacctctaaattagtcgatatggaactccctcccaacaatcttcaacaagAAGTTCGAGGTCAATCCTCGAGTCTTCCCACGAACATAATAtggtaataatttaatatcccATTTGAATTTAAGGAAAGTGGGAGGAAAAAACAGGTGAATTCTTGGTTGAAAATATACATATGCATATGGAAATCAAAATACAGATAAGAAAGATATAAACAAGCTTAGCTGCAAAATTCAGCTGTGATTTAGAGAAGATTACATATTAAGAAGGTTCATTTCATTTGCATACTCTCAATGGAGGCTGTTCTACTCTGGATCTTTACTCCTCATTGGACTGATACAAAACCAGCAACCTCCTTGCGATTCTGAATTCCTGCACATCAAATTCATCACAACCAAACAGATGATCTTAAGATTCATGAAATTTGGgggtttcttttttgtctgGATTGATAAAcaatttgatttggtttgttACCTGCTTCTTTCGCTGCTAGTGCTATTACTACTGCCGCCGGATACGCTCCCCTCATTCGGTCGCTTCCTCCACCACTCTCTGTCCACCGGCGGCGGTTTAGGCGACACTCTCGAACTGCTATTCAACCCCGAATCGGTTCTAagattcctcttctttttggCCGACATCTGCCCGAAAGGCAGCGGGAGGAACATTTTTAGGTAAAATCCACCGCTATCGACGCTTCTACTTCTGGTAACCAACGCCCTAGTTTCACTCCTCGTCTTGCTGGTGTCCCTTCGGAAGGAAGTTTCAGAGGCGGAATCGTCTCGCGAAAGCGAGGCATCGCCGTCTTGCCGCTCCGAATTACTCAAATGGTGTTCAACAAGATCCTTGAGAGATAGCTCGTAGGAGGATTCCGGCATGTTCCTGACCATCTCCATAAGCTCCTGTTGACCTCTGGCTATGGCTTGTGTCCGAGACGTCGGGGAGAGGCTGCGATTACGCGGGCGGTGAAATTGAAGGTTGGTTCGAGAATTAGAACCCCAGAGCGTGGGCGAACAAACGCCGGACTCCGATTGAGAGTCATCGTCCCCGGCGGCACTGTCCCAGCCCCTGAAAATGATGCAGTCTTCGGCTGTATGGATAGGGTTTCCCATGGATGTAGAAGAAACttgaaacagagagagaagcaGAGGAGATCGCGTGTGGTGCGGCGTTTGAAGCTAGAGGGGCAGAGGAGGGTATAGGAGGAGAGAGGAGGGGgagaaaattgtaatttaacacGGTCGCCTACGTGTCAATTTCACGGTAACTTGGACTAGTTACCGTGAAGAGTTACCGTGAAGGTACGGTGACAGAGATCCCACCCTTACGCTTCAcaaaagttatttattatttattattttgtgattAATGTTTAAACTTTGGATTATCGCattaataaacaatttatttattataaccTATGGTATgattgtaaaaataatatgaattttgtttaatatatattctcGATAATTTATAAACTATGGGAATGGGtggaataatttaaatattcttttataaaaggtttatatatcttttttttattcttttggttTCAGATGTTGGTTGTTAGGCTGTTAATTAGTAGaagattttataaataaataaataaaatagaagacGGAAAATACAAGCATTAAATGTGAggagattatttatttatttatttatttggaatttaattgaaaaaatctgGGAATGATTTgtgggattttttttaatgttttattttatttttaatttattatccaATGGAAGGACAACGTGTGGATGTCTACATGATTATTTGtcattattattgaaaaaaataataataaattgtggtttactttcttcctcctcaaTTCTCCTGCTATTCATcgtttttatattaaaaacaattattatattctGTATTAATCAAATGTCTTTTTAGTCCTTTTGCAATTTGcatatattttaaaggaaaatatgtaaaatagtccctttttttttatataatttatttataataattttcaatttcgcaaaaatactcaattaaactaattatttttcaaaaatttattggttctaaattattaatttattaacctatttaaatatatttttcaagtgtGTCTATTTACCCTGAAtgatgataaaagtcccacacctgctaatttagaaaatgatcatgcatttataataaaaaatattttctccattggtgtgaggcatTTTAGGGAAGCTTAAAACAAAGTCATAAGAGCTTATATTCAAATTCTACAATATTATACTTAtactattatggagagtcgtgttcgtctaacatacCTATTGTTAGgaatgaattttgaatttttttgctTTATAATTTCGCCCCAACTTGAAATCCCACTCGTAAATCTTTAACTTCTTGCATCTTTCTAAACAAGTGCTTGAACTCACTCGATTTCAATCCTAATTCGATATATATTTCTATCTCGTCTccacactaaaaaaaaattagtaaaaacGAGTTTAACCtaagataaaagtaaaaaaaaaaaaaaataataataataaaataataaacttaaaactagaatttaaattttggatggAAATGATTGTGTTTTAAtgtagaaaataacaaaatgaaaatggttgaaatctaattataataaaaacaaaatgctTACGCACTATctcacaaaaattaattttaaatacgtGTCCACTAAATGCCATAACAATTGTAATCAACCACTTCTATATGGAGCGCCGGCCTGTCGACCCCATTTCTCCCCCAACCCcaatattcatatatatatatatatatatatatatatatatatatatatcattattGCAACTTAATTaagttatgaaattaaaataaacattaccTAAATTCTgggaattaaataaatacgttTAAAATGTTGGaggatggaagtcccacatcgactaatttagagaatgatcataggtttataagtgaggaatactaactccaagTAAAtacatgagagtttatgcttaaagtggacaatatcataaattctaattaatatttagtgAGTCTCATTGTTGCAATCATCAGCCTCCACCTTTATTAGCTACCAGGACAAATTTGGTCTCCCATTAcatcatttcaaatattatcaattttttataatctacattttaaatgattatccgactttattaaatataaattaaaaagtcaattccattaaaaatttaaatattattactataattttcgaggtatatatacatataaataatatatttttaaaaaaattttattatccgcttattttaaaaatgccTATCACGaagctttttcttttaaaaatgcCTATCACgaagctttttcttttttcttttttctttttcctttttagtttGCTTATCGTGACTTGTAAGTTAGCAACGTactgaaatttattttttaaaagcatttattattcttctaataaagtcaatattttaatttattttttaattccttaattaacccaagttaaaaataaaaattctcaattaattcaatttggcataaaattttattttatttttttttcattttttctaaaaatatttgaaagctaaatttaaaaaataaaaggatttttacaaattcttttaattttttttagtatgcttgaattttgaaaatattccTTTGAGAGTAGAAAGGAAGTAAGGAATAttgtctaattttttaaaatataaaattaaaagtcaaattgAAAAGTATTTAACGTATTTAtccaaattattatatatggATATGATTGGCATTCTAATTTATGAGgtttataacaaaattgtggatggaaaaatatattattatatttttcattaaattaattcatgTTGCCACGTTACAATAAAGAATAGATCGACTTCTAGAAATTAatactcataaaattcaaatttaaattaatactcataaaattaaaaaatttgaagatgacccagcttttattaatatatttgtgttttttaaaaaatttattaatatttttaaaaatttaaaataatctatAAGGCtttgatatataatttttctccataaaatttataggtataattaaaatataatggaaaaagttatttttggaagtaaatttaaagttgaaggataaaaagataattttttatttttaacttatggtaaaatttgtatgattaacctaaaaagaatgaaaggaAAACTGTAGGCATTATTTTGGCGGGGGGCCTTTGAATGGTTGCAGCAGAAAGAGCAAAAGAATGCGCCGCTCTGTGAAGCATTCGAGTTCGAACCCCTCGTTTGATACATGGGTGTGTCTGCGGCCTCAATACTCAATCGCCTTCTTTCCCATAAGAACCTCAGCGCCAGAACCCAACCCACCGGCGCCAAAGCCGCTGCCACCACAATCCTCAAATACCTAGAAGAGGGTCGCCTCCGAAAAGCTGTCTCGGTTCTGTTTGATTCCCCCTTCCCTTTTCCTCATCCCTTGTATGCTCGCCTCTTCCAAATTTGTTCTTCCACTCGCGCTCTTGTTGAAGCTCGAAAGGTTGAATCTCATTTGGTTACGTTTTGCCCCACGCCGCCGATTTTCTTGTTGAATCGGGCGATTGAGGCGTATGGTAAATGTGGGTGTTTGGAGGATGCGAGGGAGCTGTTCCAGGAAATGCCTCAGAGAGATGGGGGATCTTGGAATGCGATGTTAACGGCGTATACGCAGAATGGGTTTGCTTTGGAAGCTTTGAATTTATTTCTGAATATGAATAAATCCGGTGTTTATGCTACTGAAATAACTTTAGCTAGTGTACTTGGGTCTTGCGGTTCTGTTTTGGCTCTTCACCTCTCTAGGCAAGTTCACGGGCATATTGTGAAATCTGGCTTTGTTGGCAATGTGATTCTTGAGAGCTCGCTTGTTGATGTCTATGGAAAGTGTAGGCTTATGAATGATGCACGTAGCATGTTTGATGAAATCCAGAATCGAAATGATGTTTCCTGGAATGTTATTGTTAGGCGCTATCTTGAGGTGGACGATGGTAAAATGGCAGTGTCAATGTTTTTCCAAATGTTCCGAGAGGCAGTGATGCCATTGAGTTTTACTTTTTCCAATGCTCTGATTGCTTGTTCAAGTATGGCAGCACTCATAGAAGGTAGGCAAATTCATGGTATTGTAGTGAAAGTAGGATTGGAAGAGGATGAAGTTATTTCGAGCTCTTTAATTGACATGTATGTGAAATGTGGAACATTAGAAAATGCTCACCAAGTATTTACCCAACCCAGTTCCAGAAATCTTATTTCTTGGACTTCCATGGTATATGGATATGCAATGTCTGGGGAAGTTCTAAAAGCTAGGGAGCTTTTCAATGAAATGCCCGAACGCAATGTGATTTCATGGAATGCTATGTTGGCAGGGTATATTCATTCCGGTCAATGGGCAGAGGCACTAGACTTTTTCCACTTGATGCACAATTCGATTAAGGATGTCGATCACGTTACTCTTCGCCTGATATTGAATGTGTGTACTGGCCTTTTAGATGTTGAAAGAGGAAAGCAAGTTCATGGTTTTATCTATAGAATTGGTTTCTATGCTAATCTCTATATTGGTAATGCCCTCCTTGACATGTATGGTAAATGTGGGAACTTGAAAAGTGCCAGAGTTTGGTTTTACCAAATGAGTCAATGGCGGGATAAAGTCTCCTGGAATGCTCTACTTACTACCTATGCTCGTCACGGCATGAGTGAACAGGCTATGACAATTTTCTCAGAGATGCAATGGGAAGCAGCTCCCAGTAAATTTACCTTTGCAACCCTTTTAGCAGCCTGTGCAAACACCTTTGCATTAGATCAAGGCAAACAAATCCATGGCTTCATGGTTAGAAATAATTATGAGATAGACATTGCAGTTAGTGGAGCTTTAGTTGATATGTACTGTAAATGCCGACAACTTGAGTACgccctcaaggtttttgaaaatgCAGCTTCGCGCGATGTGGTTCTGTGGAACTCCATAATTTTAGGATGTTGTCACAACGGAAGGGGTATGATAGTAATCGAATTGTTtcaaatgatgatgatggagaaAGGCATTAGCCCGGACCATGTGACCTTCCAAGGTATTTTGCTTGCTTGTGTCTATGAAAATCTCGTTGAGTTAGGTAGGCAGTATTTCGATTCAATGAGTGACAAGTTCTGTATCATACCTCGATTAGAGCACTATGAATGCATGATCGAGCTCTATGGCCGACATGGAAACATGGATGAGCTTGAAAAATTTATCAACAATATGCCCTTTGATCCTACTGTTTCAATGCTAGAAAAAGTCCTTGATGCATGTAGAAAACACGGACACTCGAGGTTGGGAGAATGGGTAGCTATTAGACTAAATGAGCAGAATCTTTACCAGTGAAATCATGAAAGCAACAAAATCTATCCCATCAACTCAAGCATTCATGGTTTGAAACCATTGTGGAAAGTTGTctctcattcattcattcattgtAGAATCCAAAATTTTTGGCTATGCTCAACAGCGTCAGCaatcaaagagaaatttaGATCCAAGATCTGAATGAGAAGATACAAAGATGTTTATTGCTCATTACAGGATCAAGTGTTCGCTCCAGCCTATTGAAAAGCAATGCATGTTCAAGAGCTCTGTGAGAAGAATCCAGGATCTCGATCTACCCAACATGTTGACTGTCACAATCCCCATCAAGTATGTGATACACCCACTTAACTTTCGATGcttatttaaataggaaatttgTAAACCTAGTCCATCGAGATATCGTTATGAGTTCGAAGCATGCTTAAAGAAAGACAGGCCGTATTCTATAATTTGAACAAACAAGAACGACAAACTCTGGTGATACTTTGCGTTTCTGCTTGAAGGATCAGCTGTTTTAGTTGCCTTGACTGATATGTAGCAGAACACAAGCTGGTTCTTTATTCTTTAACATAAATATCTTCAAATGCCTAAATTAAACGATCTGATCGAAAATGAGATGAGAACAGAACATGACAGACAGTTTGCTGACAGAAAAGTCACTTTAATGTTAATTACCTTGTACTTTATTTTGGCTCTTGGCTTACTCTTGTTGGTGAGGGATAGGATAAATTACTAGAATTTATGGAACTGATATTGTATGTCAAAGATCATATTGTATTCAGAAAATCTTATTGAGGTGTATCAATATCCCTTTTCAATTCATATGCATTTTCGTTAGGATGATTtatctgtttttcttttaaatgctttgttcttctccagTTCCCATGCAAGCTCTGATTCCTCTCACAAgttaaatgaataataatagaaaaaactCGATTCGTTTTTTATGTTACCGTAGCTAATGAGATGGTTTAGACTATTTTGAAAACTTCAGCagttaagaaaagaaattaaggcACATTTGGTAAGGTTTCAtttttgatttcttgtttttcattttttcgttctttgtttcctcttttttaacaaagaaaaatgtatcttgttgttgttgttgtttttttttttttttgaaaaaatataaacatatttGATAACCTAAAAACTTgtgagaggaaaatgaaactttGCTATCAAATGTAACATATTTATAacatacattaaaaatataaaaaaaattacacgaAAATATTTGATACACCACTTGGCGGcattaaaagaagaatattGTATCCTGGAACATATGCTTGAAGGGTATATTTAGATTTGGCGATGTCAAAAGTGCACGCCATCAGGTAATGCCTGAGAAGGACATTATTTCTTGGAACTCAACGATTTCTGGTTCTGTTTGATCTGGAATTGCTAATAATGCTACGGACGTTTTTCTGGAAATGAAAAACGCTGGTTTTAGACCAAGTTAATATACCTTCTCCATTTTGCTTTCACTTGTGTCGTATGCTTGTCTGGTAAGCAAATTCTTGGCAGTATGGTTCGAAGTGGTGTGGATGCGTCAAGCGTGGTGCTCAGAAATTCATCGATTAATATGCAGTGGAAATTTTGGCCTTGTTGATTATATGTTTGCATATTTTTTAGTATGGAAAAGGTGGATGTTATCTCTTGAAACTCTTTGATTTTGGGCTGCCACAGACCAGGCTTAAGAGTATTGGCACTATATCAGTTCTCTCTAGTATCCCTCTCCCGATCAGTTCACTGTATTAATCGTGACCAGTGTCTGTTGTCTCCAAGAGTTGGAACTGGGTaagcaaatattttctttatgtttcAAGATGGTATTTAATTCTAACGGTATTGGACTCAGTGCTGCAATTGACTTGTTTTCCAAATGCGACAGCTTGAACGTTGCTGTGTAGCTTTTTGGAGCTCTTGTCATGTCATGCTCTCAAGCATTGCATGGCATGGTCATCAGAGCGATTCCATGTGGCTTTTTGTGCACTCCATAAGGGAGAACCTCAGGCCAATTGAGATTACACTGAGCAGTGTGCCGAGCTCCATTTCAGTCTTCACACCTGTGAGTTGGGTAGTCAAATTCATAATTTGGTTCTGAAGTTGGGTTTCGAATCTGAAGCCATTGTCTCTCGTTCGCTGGTAAGCATGT
This window encodes:
- the LOC111808245 gene encoding uncharacterized protein LOC111808245, whose product is MGNPIHTAEDCIIFRGWDSAAGDDDSQSESGVCSPTLWGSNSRTNLQFHRPRNRSLSPTSRTQAIARGQQELMEMVRNMPESSYELSLKDLVEHHLSNSERQDGDASLSRDDSASETSFRRDTSKTRSETRALVTRSRSVDSGGFYLKMFLPLPFGQMSAKKKRNLRTDSGLNSSSRVSPKPPPVDREWWRKRPNEGSVSGGSSNSTSSERSRNSESQGGCWFCISPMRSKDPE
- the LOC111808369 gene encoding pentatricopeptide repeat-containing protein At3g26540; translation: MGVSAASILNRLLSHKNLSARTQPTGAKAAATTILKYLEEGRLRKAVSVLFDSPFPFPHPLYARLFQICSSTRALVEARKVESHLVTFCPTPPIFLLNRAIEAYGKCGCLEDARELFQEMPQRDGGSWNAMLTAYTQNGFALEALNLFLNMNKSGVYATEITLASVLGSCGSVLALHLSRQVHGHIVKSGFVGNVILESSLVDVYGKCRLMNDARSMFDEIQNRNDVSWNVIVRRYLEVDDGKMAVSMFFQMFREAVMPLSFTFSNALIACSSMAALIEGRQIHGIVVKVGLEEDEVISSSLIDMYVKCGTLENAHQVFTQPSSRNLISWTSMVYGYAMSGEVLKARELFNEMPERNVISWNAMLAGYIHSGQWAEALDFFHLMHNSIKDVDHVTLRLILNVCTGLLDVERGKQVHGFIYRIGFYANLYIGNALLDMYGKCGNLKSARVWFYQMSQWRDKVSWNALLTTYARHGMSEQAMTIFSEMQWEAAPSKFTFATLLAACANTFALDQGKQIHGFMVRNNYEIDIAVSGALVDMYCKCRQLEYALKVFENAASRDVVLWNSIILGCCHNGRGMIVIELFQMMMMEKGISPDHVTFQGILLACVYENLVELGRQYFDSMSDKFCIIPRLEHYECMIELYGRHGNMDELEKFINNMPFDPTVSMLEKVLDACRKHGHSRLGEWVAIRLNEQNLYQ